The following are from one region of the Prevotella communis genome:
- a CDS encoding smalltalk protein, with amino-acid sequence MKNKTFWKFAIQTAISVLSAIATALGVTSCMA; translated from the coding sequence ATGAAGAACAAGACATTTTGGAAATTCGCGATTCAAACAGCCATTAGTGTGCTGTCGGCCATTGCAACGGCACTGGGTGTGACCAGCTGCATGGCGTAA
- a CDS encoding InlB B-repeat-containing protein, with amino-acid sequence MDKKFLTIIALLCTVIQGMWAQTTVSLTEDTGEKAGTPAHWYINMPATDTSTLTLDGTITTFKVYDNGGKDGTYSDNCDGTLVLTAPDGYVLQLSGNICSENNHYLYVYDGSDNKADKLIDGACGNNNGLAIDIPTVISNDQSMTLCFKSTGNSYQRAGLNLTVTLINTNTLHEISGLENVSNGSTTAKVNDATVTQAKYRDVVALTASPDDGYILSNLSVKDASNNDVSVSWPIWSNNATFTMPPSAVTVTPTFTHKNSLSVNMPVDGVKTVRIPAGVQTFKVYDDGGSTSGYSNNCEGTLVLTAPEGYVLQLSGGIATYEGVDYLTVYDNNEASGTKLVDAVSGRGDQGKLKDITTVTSTGNNMTLYFYSIIGNNYTGLDLTVLVYNPTMEYAISGLSNTTHGSIAATVGGNAATAAKWKDEVTLSATPDEGYVLDALSVVDENSNAVDVTWNHWENSASFTMPLSAVTVTSTFTSKNSLSINMPTKATRNVTIPAGVSSFKVYDDGGAGGNYSNGCDGTLVLTAPVGCRLQLSGTIYSSSGDNLSVYDGSDKSALILINEMHSTGGSVIETTSIPTVSSTGRSMTLYFHTDDYYQLGGLDLTVTVLDASAEYTINGIGDVTNGSIAATVGGEDVTKAKLSDVVTLTVTPADNYVLSDLSVVGANSETVSVTRDFWANTATFTMPASEVTVTPTFTNDIFVNMPKTGEKTVTIPANVHWFKVYDDGGKDVSYDFGCNGTLVLTAPEGCQLQLSGNITTDNVDYLTVYDGDQADNKHILINQAHSSSSSTSTAISTVFSTGRSMRLYFYSDNGGRYDGLDLTVTVIDPNKKYDISGLGSVTNGSITATVGGINVTQSKASDVVTLTVAPDKGYVLTNLSVTDGSSNPVTVTRDFWANTATFTMPASAVTVTPTLTNNLNDIYINMPQTGTTTVTIPAGVQSFKVYDDRGSDNYYSDNCNGYLVLTAPEGYVLQISGRVDTSEPNDYLIVYDGTNDAADVLIPVTSGYYTDIPTKTSSGRSMTISFVSNSSTHWGDGLNLTVTLILNNEVELANDADNSTIISNNDGKDANVTLFGRTLTRSGEWNTLCLPFNVSAAQMAETTHPLYGAIIKELNTSTSNLAANGQLTLNFETVTAIEAGKPYIVKWTQSNPQRPIFSPSDEFLTALGFINEVATVDCGQNSNWNADLEKGENYNKLVDGNTSTKYGLSDNDPYVEFHYPTAITPKGYALWTANDEQGRRNPVQWTIMAKNKDDAQWTTLVTVDNTANDKLPLADNACTVFALNNTTAYTHFRFEATRRWNGSLQFQLAELQFCTEQPSAPLTDITDPVFNGVTISSTTPTPVEFSIENSSEKCQFLGQYSPFSIVESGAIGDNQGNLNEIVMLGSGSKLGYSKNARTLKTFRCHFYVPADGGVAGARAFVMNFEEGETTGIITMSDVRSEMSDGWYTIDGRKLSGKPSVKGVYVNNGRKVIIK; translated from the coding sequence ATGGACAAAAAATTCTTAACCATTATCGCCCTGCTCTGCACCGTGATACAGGGAATGTGGGCACAGACAACCGTCAGCCTCACTGAGGATACAGGCGAGAAAGCTGGTACACCGGCACACTGGTATATCAACATGCCTGCAACAGACACAAGCACGTTGACACTCGACGGCACCATCACTACCTTCAAGGTCTATGATAATGGCGGCAAGGACGGCACTTACAGTGACAACTGTGACGGAACCCTCGTACTGACTGCACCAGATGGCTATGTGTTGCAACTCTCGGGTAACATTTGTTCTGAAAATAATCATTACCTGTATGTCTATGACGGTAGTGATAATAAAGCTGATAAACTCATCGATGGGGCGTGTGGCAATAATAATGGTTTGGCGATTGATATTCCCACCGTCATCAGCAACGATCAGAGTATGACCCTCTGCTTCAAATCAACAGGTAACTCCTATCAAAGAGCCGGCCTCAACTTGACGGTGACACTTATCAATACCAATACGCTACATGAGATTAGCGGATTGGAGAATGTTTCGAACGGTAGCACTACTGCCAAAGTTAATGATGCTACTGTAACCCAAGCGAAGTATAGGGACGTAGTGGCCCTAACAGCTTCACCAGACGATGGCTATATCCTCAGTAATCTCAGCGTTAAGGACGCCAGTAACAATGACGTAAGCGTAAGTTGGCCCATTTGGTCAAACAATGCCACCTTTACCATGCCTCCATCGGCTGTTACCGTCACTCCGACGTTCACCCATAAGAACAGCCTCTCTGTCAACATGCCGGTGGATGGCGTAAAGACGGTGAGGATTCCTGCAGGTGTTCAGACTTTCAAGGTCTATGACGATGGCGGCAGCACCAGTGGGTATAGCAACAATTGTGAAGGCACCCTCGTGCTGACTGCCCCCGAAGGCTACGTGCTGCAACTGTCGGGTGGCATTGCTACTTATGAAGGGGTTGATTATCTGACTGTTTATGATAATAATGAAGCCAGTGGAACGAAACTTGTCGATGCAGTGAGCGGCAGGGGCGATCAGGGCAAGTTGAAGGACATTACAACTGTTACCTCAACCGGCAACAACATGACGCTTTATTTCTATTCGATTATTGGCAATAATTACACCGGTCTCGACCTGACGGTGTTGGTATATAACCCCACGATGGAATATGCCATCAGCGGATTAAGTAATACCACGCATGGCAGCATCGCTGCTACTGTCGGAGGTAATGCTGCAACTGCTGCCAAGTGGAAAGATGAGGTCACCCTCTCTGCCACCCCCGATGAGGGCTATGTACTTGATGCCCTGAGTGTGGTCGATGAAAACAGTAACGCCGTGGATGTGACGTGGAACCATTGGGAGAACAGCGCTTCCTTTACGATGCCCCTCTCGGCAGTCACTGTCACCTCTACGTTCACCAGCAAGAATAGCCTCTCCATTAACATGCCCACAAAGGCCACTAGAAATGTGACGATTCCTGCTGGCGTATCCTCGTTCAAGGTATATGACGACGGCGGTGCCGGAGGCAACTACAGCAACGGATGTGATGGTACCCTCGTGCTGACCGCCCCTGTGGGTTGCCGACTCCAGCTCTCGGGCACAATCTATTCAAGTAGCGGCGATAATCTGTCTGTCTATGATGGCAGCGACAAGAGCGCTCTGATACTCATCAATGAAATGCATAGCACAGGCGGCTCGGTTATCGAGACGACCTCTATTCCCACAGTAAGCAGCACTGGGCGAAGCATGACGCTTTATTTCCATACGGACGATTATTATCAATTGGGTGGCCTCGACCTGACGGTAACGGTTCTTGACGCCAGCGCTGAATATACCATTAACGGAATAGGTGACGTGACGAATGGTAGTATCGCGGCTACGGTCGGTGGCGAGGACGTAACGAAGGCTAAATTGAGCGATGTTGTCACCCTGACAGTCACACCTGCTGATAACTATGTACTGAGCGATCTCAGCGTGGTGGGCGCCAACAGCGAGACCGTGTCAGTGACCAGAGATTTCTGGGCAAATACTGCCACCTTTACCATGCCTGCTTCGGAAGTGACTGTCACCCCGACGTTCACCAACGATATTTTTGTCAACATGCCAAAGACGGGCGAAAAGACTGTAACTATCCCGGCGAATGTACATTGGTTCAAGGTCTATGACGATGGCGGCAAGGACGTCAGCTACGACTTCGGCTGCAATGGCACCCTCGTGCTGACCGCACCAGAGGGCTGTCAGCTGCAACTCTCGGGCAATATCACGACAGATAATGTGGACTACCTGACTGTCTATGACGGTGACCAGGCGGACAATAAGCATATACTTATCAACCAGGCGCATAGTTCAAGTAGTAGCACCTCAACCGCTATTTCTACCGTCTTCAGCACCGGTCGTAGCATGAGGCTCTATTTCTATTCGGACAACGGTGGCAGGTACGACGGACTTGACCTGACGGTGACGGTTATTGACCCCAATAAGAAGTATGACATTAGTGGGTTGGGCTCTGTGACGAATGGTAGCATTACTGCTACTGTTGGAGGTATAAACGTAACGCAGTCAAAAGCAAGTGATGTGGTCACCCTGACGGTAGCGCCTGATAAAGGTTATGTGCTTACCAACCTCAGCGTGACTGATGGCAGTAGCAATCCTGTAACGGTGACTAGAGATTTCTGGGCTAACACCGCCACCTTCACCATGCCCGCCTCGGCAGTTACCGTCACCCCGACGTTGACCAATAATCTAAATGACATCTATATCAACATGCCGCAGACGGGCACAACGACGGTGACGATCCCTGCAGGTGTCCAGTCGTTCAAAGTCTATGACGATCGCGGCTCTGATAACTACTACAGCGACAACTGCAATGGTTACCTCGTTCTTACTGCCCCTGAAGGCTATGTGTTGCAAATCTCAGGCCGCGTTGATACCTCTGAACCTAATGACTACCTGATTGTCTATGACGGTACCAATGACGCTGCTGATGTGCTTATTCCTGTAACGTCTGGCTACTATACAGATATTCCCACTAAAACCAGTTCTGGTCGAAGCATGACAATAAGTTTTGTTTCGAACAGCAGTACACATTGGGGCGATGGCCTTAACCTGACAGTGACGCTGATATTGAATAATGAGGTGGAACTGGCCAATGATGCTGATAACAGCACGATAATCAGCAACAACGACGGCAAGGATGCTAATGTGACGCTCTTTGGCCGCACGCTGACAAGGTCGGGCGAATGGAATACGCTGTGCCTGCCATTCAACGTAAGCGCTGCACAGATGGCAGAGACGACGCATCCGCTCTATGGGGCTATAATCAAGGAACTGAACACTTCTACGTCTAACCTAGCCGCCAACGGCCAACTGACACTGAACTTCGAGACAGTTACGGCAATCGAGGCCGGAAAGCCATATATCGTAAAATGGACGCAGAGCAATCCACAGAGACCGATTTTCTCTCCGTCTGATGAATTCCTTACAGCATTGGGCTTCATTAACGAAGTGGCAACTGTGGACTGCGGACAGAACAGCAATTGGAACGCAGACCTGGAAAAGGGAGAAAACTACAATAAGTTGGTGGACGGCAACACAAGCACTAAGTACGGACTGAGCGACAATGACCCCTACGTGGAGTTCCACTACCCGACAGCTATCACGCCGAAAGGCTATGCGCTTTGGACGGCTAACGACGAGCAGGGAAGGCGTAATCCAGTACAGTGGACCATCATGGCCAAGAACAAGGATGATGCCCAATGGACTACGCTTGTCACTGTTGACAACACTGCCAACGATAAGTTGCCACTGGCCGATAACGCGTGCACCGTCTTTGCACTCAACAACACGACGGCATACACGCACTTCCGCTTTGAGGCTACACGCCGATGGAACGGCAGCCTACAGTTCCAGTTGGCCGAACTGCAGTTCTGCACCGAGCAGCCCTCAGCGCCGCTTACGGATATCACCGATCCCGTGTTCAATGGTGTTACCATCAGCAGTACGACTCCTACACCTGTTGAGTTTAGCATTGAGAATAGCAGTGAGAAGTGCCAGTTCTTGGGGCAATACTCACCATTCAGCATCGTGGAAAGTGGAGCTATAGGCGACAATCAGGGCAACCTGAACGAAATCGTCATGCTGGGCAGTGGTAGCAAACTGGGCTACTCTAAGAACGCCAGGACGCTGAAGACCTTCCGCTGTCATTTCTATGTGCCTGCCGACGGCGGCGTTGCAGGAGCCCGCGCCTTCGTAATGAACTTCGAGGAGGGTGAGACAACGGGCATCATAACGATGTCTGATGTGAGAAGTGAGATGTCTGATGGATGGTACACCATAGACGGACGTAAACTCAGTGGCAAGCCCAGTGTGAAGGGTGTATATGTGAATAATGGACGTAAGGTAATTATTAAATAA